The following proteins are encoded in a genomic region of Arcobacter cloacae:
- the istA gene encoding IS21 family transposase: protein MEDWVTIRNLKKKDPNLGTRTIALMLGISRNTVKKALLNDELPLYNRGEKKINEAVEPFIDFIKESFLKKNLKASRILKDIKSKGYRGSQYALYAYIREILKPIANDVSKNSPHAYMRYETKPAEQMQYDWSPYTVTIGENLVKINIHQTILGFSRYKFYDVSLNVSGSDVYTALEESFIFFGGVCERIQVDNATVFITNASKDNLIWNPRFLSLCGLYGIKPTRSMPSHPWSKGKVESPFSYLETHFISGNEFKSFEDLRERLKQFQDEHNLEIHGTTKQISKILFEKEEQSFLKPLPINPITGELKRYVGFKEEFRKANSECLVSYKGNKYSVPHYFASKEVWLRVLYGTTLQIYSSKNKLIATHTISLKKGEVLVNKEHFNGYRKENQFDSIAISISRLIKRFANYINIHKFIENIKVQKRISPAYHLYKIANLFEYYDEADCIMAMEEAISLNIYSFSFIKGTITHQTKPKNEQLNLFNIKLPQANIKRDLGDYKI from the coding sequence ATGGAGGATTGGGTAACTATTCGTAATCTAAAAAAGAAAGATCCAAACTTAGGAACTAGAACAATTGCTTTAATGTTAGGTATTAGTAGAAATACTGTAAAAAAAGCATTATTAAATGATGAATTACCTTTATATAACAGAGGTGAGAAAAAAATAAATGAAGCAGTTGAACCATTTATTGATTTTATCAAAGAGTCATTTTTAAAGAAAAATTTAAAAGCTAGTAGAATTTTAAAAGATATAAAATCAAAAGGATATAGAGGAAGTCAATATGCTTTATATGCTTACATAAGAGAAATTTTAAAACCAATAGCAAACGATGTAAGTAAAAATTCACCTCATGCTTACATGAGATATGAAACAAAACCAGCTGAACAGATGCAATATGATTGGAGTCCATATACAGTTACTATTGGTGAAAATCTTGTAAAAATAAATATACATCAAACAATCTTAGGATTTAGTAGATATAAATTTTATGATGTAAGTTTAAATGTATCAGGAAGTGATGTATATACAGCATTAGAAGAGAGTTTTATCTTCTTTGGAGGAGTTTGTGAAAGAATACAAGTTGATAATGCAACAGTATTTATAACAAATGCTTCTAAAGATAATCTTATTTGGAATCCAAGATTTTTATCATTGTGTGGATTGTATGGAATAAAACCAACAAGAAGTATGCCATCACATCCATGGAGTAAAGGTAAAGTTGAATCACCTTTTAGTTATCTTGAAACACATTTTATTAGTGGTAATGAATTTAAAAGCTTTGAAGATTTAAGAGAACGATTAAAACAATTTCAAGATGAGCATAATTTAGAGATTCATGGCACAACTAAACAAATTTCAAAAATACTCTTTGAAAAAGAGGAACAAAGTTTTTTAAAACCACTACCAATAAATCCAATAACTGGGGAATTAAAACGATATGTTGGATTTAAAGAAGAGTTTAGAAAGGCAAATTCTGAATGTTTAGTCTCTTACAAAGGTAATAAATATTCAGTTCCACATTACTTTGCAAGTAAAGAGGTTTGGTTAAGAGTATTATATGGAACAACTTTGCAAATATACTCAAGTAAAAATAAACTAATAGCAACTCATACAATTAGCCTTAAAAAAGGTGAAGTCCTTGTTAATAAAGAGCATTTCAATGGATATAGAAAAGAAAATCAGTTTGATTCAATTGCAATTTCAATATCAAGACTTATAAAAAGATTTGCTAACTACATAAATATTCATAAATTCATTGAAAATATTAAAGTTCAAAAAAGAATTAGCCCAGCTTATCACCTTTATAAAATAGCAAACTTGTTTGAATACTACGATGAGGCTGATTGTATTATGGCAATGGAAGAAGCAATTAGTTTAAATATTTATAGCTTCTCTTTTATCAAAGGAACAATTACACATCAAACCAAGCCAAAAAATGAACAGTTAAATCTGTTTAATATCAAATTACCCCAAGCAAATATAAAAAGAGATTTAGGAGATTATAAAATATGA
- the istB gene encoding IS21-like element helper ATPase IstB — protein sequence MRNKNTTNLRNSGPVNLENGSLKANIESYCKLLSLSSVADNYESAALDAAKAKLSYQDYLYKLLQQQIVDRVDRSVNARIKKAGFKYMATLDEFDFSFQPQIDEKLIRELATLSFLDSATNVLLVGAPGVGKTHLSIALGLEATKQRRRVKFISAEDLTNELIAANHSNTITDYLESMSRIELLIIDEIGYLDLSREVASLFFRLISKRYEKSSTIITSNKEFQEWGQIFNDDVIATAILDRLLHHSHPFLINGPSYRMKDLLPKSKKKQNLENKNNEI from the coding sequence ATGAGAAATAAAAATACTACAAACTTAAGAAACAGTGGACCAGTTAATTTAGAGAATGGTTCACTAAAAGCAAATATAGAGAGTTATTGTAAACTTTTATCTCTTTCATCAGTGGCAGATAATTATGAAAGTGCAGCACTTGATGCTGCTAAAGCAAAACTATCATATCAAGATTATCTGTATAAACTATTGCAACAACAAATAGTTGATAGAGTAGATAGAAGTGTAAATGCTAGAATTAAAAAAGCAGGATTCAAATATATGGCAACTTTGGATGAGTTTGATTTTAGCTTTCAACCTCAAATAGATGAAAAACTAATACGAGAATTAGCAACTCTAAGCTTTTTAGATAGTGCTACAAATGTACTTTTAGTTGGTGCTCCAGGAGTTGGAAAAACTCATCTTTCAATAGCATTAGGACTTGAAGCCACCAAACAAAGAAGAAGAGTAAAATTTATAAGTGCTGAAGATTTAACCAATGAACTAATAGCTGCAAATCACTCTAATACTATAACAGATTATCTTGAAAGTATGAGTAGAATAGAGTTACTAATAATTGATGAAATTGGATACTTAGACCTTTCAAGAGAAGTAGCATCACTTTTTTTTAGACTTATTTCAAAGAGATATGAAAAATCTTCAACAATAATTACATCAAATAAAGAATTTCAAGAATGGGGACAGATATTTAATGATGATGTGATAGCAACAGCAATACTAGATAGACTTTTACATCATTCACATCCATTTTTAATAAATGGTCCAAGTTATAGAATGAAAGATTTATTGCCAAAAAGTAAAAAGAAACAAAATTTAGAGAATAAAAATAACGAAATTTAA
- a CDS encoding DUF6414 family protein, which yields MIKNFIYLDEYKMYSLSSQIFEGITEYLVSTNYKEEENNDKQKGGFASGRILADIIKDGSKTEERKYLHDYSYTLFEKYLIENNKVADINSLDSDVNIVDTCINTSFIKIKGKATFNDIESLMHTLKDFNKIGKAFAHMRIINDKSKDSKNIDEYAKNNKLQLDQKFIDSLNTLLEYGFDKQLEIQINYNHNLFSTNIKREYLREKENLLIKRYARETEKEFVLFGIVTQCQESIAEKKVEKESFNNIKESIMNMVTKLTDVETAFTGKLPHEIIIDPIAIYTEL from the coding sequence ATGATTAAAAACTTTATCTATTTAGATGAATATAAAATGTATTCACTATCATCTCAGATTTTCGAAGGAATAACAGAATATTTAGTGAGTACTAATTACAAAGAAGAAGAAAATAATGATAAGCAAAAAGGTGGTTTTGCTAGTGGTAGAATATTAGCAGATATAATTAAAGATGGTAGTAAAACAGAAGAAAGAAAATATCTACATGATTATTCATATACTTTATTTGAAAAATATTTAATTGAAAATAATAAAGTAGCAGATATTAATTCTTTAGACAGTGATGTAAATATAGTTGATACTTGTATCAATACATCATTTATCAAAATCAAAGGTAAAGCTACATTTAATGATATCGAATCACTAATGCATACTTTAAAAGATTTCAATAAAATTGGCAAAGCATTCGCTCATATGCGAATTATTAATGATAAATCAAAAGACTCTAAAAATATTGATGAATACGCAAAAAATAATAAGTTACAACTAGATCAAAAATTTATAGATAGTTTAAATACATTATTAGAATATGGATTTGATAAACAACTTGAAATACAAATAAATTATAATCATAATCTATTTTCAACTAATATCAAAAGAGAGTATTTAAGAGAAAAAGAGAATTTACTTATAAAAAGATATGCAAGAGAGACAGAAAAAGAATTTGTTTTATTTGGGATTGTTACACAATGTCAAGAATCTATTGCAGAAAAGAAAGTTGAAAAAGAAAGTTTTAATAATATTAAAGAATCTATAATGAATATGGTAACAAAATTAACAGATGTAGAAACTGCATTTACTGGTAAACTTCCACATGAAATTATTATTGATCCTATTGCTATATACACAGAATTATAA
- a CDS encoding nucleotidyltransferase family protein encodes MTQDIIINYLTEHKEQFKKDFGITKSYARNEAKNDSDIDILIELKKDLTDIYEKKSLLKEIMEKAFDKKVDIAREKYLKPLVKDEVLKEVKYV; translated from the coding sequence ATGACTCAAGATATAATCATTAACTATTTAACAGAACATAAAGAGCAATTCAAAAAAGATTTTGGTATTACAAAATCATACGCTAGAAATGAAGCAAAAAATGATAGTGATATAGACATATTAATCGAATTGAAAAAAGATTTAACAGATATTTATGAAAAAAAATCTTTATTAAAAGAGATTATGGAAAAAGCATTTGATAAGAAAGTAGATATTGCAAGGGAAAAATATCTAAAACCTCTTGTAAAAGATGAAGTTTTAAAAGAAGTAAAATATGTCTAA
- a CDS encoding S24 family peptidase has protein sequence MSKIKLEYHQEIDNKIVKKELEFEEDLIKVPYSKTSLFVSKVKGKSMQPVILDNSLVVADLSQKEFEDEAIFLIHKDKNMWIKKASLIEQKEFFVSINPDFSHLVYKKEDCRIIAKVLIYFENEN, from the coding sequence ATGTCTAAAATAAAACTAGAATACCACCAAGAAATAGACAACAAAATAGTAAAAAAAGAGTTGGAATTTGAAGAGGATTTGATAAAAGTTCCATACTCTAAAACTTCACTTTTTGTTTCAAAAGTAAAAGGTAAATCTATGCAACCAGTTATTCTTGATAACTCTTTGGTTGTTGCTGATTTATCTCAAAAAGAGTTTGAAGATGAAGCTATATTTTTGATTCACAAAGATAAAAATATGTGGATAAAAAAAGCTAGTCTTATAGAGCAAAAAGAGTTTTTTGTATCTATCAATCCTGATTTTTCTCATCTTGTTTATAAAAAAGAGGATTGTAGAATTATCGCAAAAGTTTTGATATATTTTGAAAATGAAAACTAA
- a CDS encoding DCC1-like thiol-disulfide oxidoreductase family protein, which produces MKTNQIILFYDEECPFCKNYTNFLKLKKSFDLKLIDARKNKIELENICKNLDINDGFIVVYENHCFQGAKALEFLNSAVDKTTILGKLHFFFAYENIFSKFLYKILFILRKFILFILRKDSKI; this is translated from the coding sequence ATGAAAACTAATCAAATAATCCTATTTTACGATGAAGAGTGTCCTTTTTGTAAAAACTATACAAACTTTTTGAAGCTAAAAAAGAGTTTTGATTTAAAACTAATAGATGCTAGAAAAAATAAAATAGAACTAGAAAATATTTGTAAAAACTTAGATATAAATGATGGTTTTATAGTTGTATATGAAAATCATTGTTTTCAAGGAGCTAAAGCTTTAGAGTTTTTAAATAGTGCAGTTGATAAAACTACGATTTTGGGAAAATTGCATTTTTTCTTTGCATATGAAAATATTTTTTCAAAATTTTTATACAAAATTCTTTTTATTTTGAGAAAATTTATACTTTTTATTTTAAGAAAAGATAGCAAAATCTAA
- a CDS encoding RraA family protein has translation MDYKKFSEISPCDYAGTLKRENFMDAGIKELWSNIPRISGPAFTVNMVAGENLALHRAIYEAPVGSIIVAQSNTMDYAVIGGNVATIAYNRGIVGFVIDGIVRDIAEIREKRIPMFGRGVLAMPGTKKQAVPVNTPIIAGGINVNPGDIIVADEEGIAVIPKEKAEEIYQECKEKVKKESALSFEEWADRHKKNIDSFYE, from the coding sequence GTGGATTATAAAAAATTTAGTGAAATTTCACCTTGTGATTATGCAGGAACTTTAAAAAGAGAAAATTTTATGGATGCTGGAATAAAAGAGCTTTGGTCAAATATTCCTAGAATCTCAGGTCCTGCATTTACTGTAAATATGGTTGCAGGAGAAAATTTAGCACTTCACAGAGCTATTTATGAAGCGCCAGTTGGTTCTATAATCGTAGCTCAATCAAATACAATGGATTATGCAGTAATTGGTGGAAATGTAGCCACTATTGCATATAACAGAGGAATTGTAGGTTTTGTGATTGATGGTATAGTAAGGGATATAGCAGAAATCAGAGAAAAAAGAATTCCAATGTTTGGACGTGGTGTTTTAGCAATGCCAGGAACAAAAAAACAAGCTGTTCCAGTAAACACACCAATAATTGCAGGTGGAATAAATGTAAATCCAGGCGATATAATAGTTGCTGATGAGGAAGGAATTGCAGTTATTCCAAAAGAAAAAGCTGAAGAGATATATCAAGAGTGTAAAGAAAAAGTTAAAAAAGAGTCTGCTTTAAGTTTTGAAGAGTGGGCAGATAGACACAAAAAAAATATAGATTCTTTTTATGAGTGA
- the rlmF gene encoding 23S rRNA (adenine(1618)-N(6))-methyltransferase RlmF: MSNTKTLHPRNFHNNRYDFTTLIKSQDSLKEFVKPNKYGDLSIDFANPDVVIALNKALLSHFYGIKNWEIPKGYLCPPIPGRADYIHHIADLLALSNNGKIPKGKTIKGLDVGVGANCIYPIIGVSIYGWQFLGSDIEKVSIESVLNIINSNEILKENIKIKQQENPSNIFVNIINKDEKYDFTLCNPPFHKSLDEALAGNKRKVQNLTKQRNTKSALNFGGKNNELWCQGGEISFIKNMIKESLSFSKNCLWFTTLVSKKENIPVIYKVLKDVKTVEVKTIEMAHGQKISRIIAWTFLSKDEQKTWVKNRVN, from the coding sequence ATGTCAAACACAAAAACACTACATCCAAGAAATTTTCATAACAATAGATATGATTTTACTACTTTAATAAAATCTCAAGATAGCCTAAAAGAGTTCGTAAAACCAAATAAATATGGTGATTTGTCAATAGACTTTGCAAATCCTGATGTTGTTATTGCTTTAAATAAAGCCTTATTATCGCATTTTTATGGGATTAAAAATTGGGAAATCCCAAAAGGTTATTTATGTCCTCCTATTCCTGGACGAGCTGATTATATTCATCATATTGCTGATTTGTTAGCTTTAAGTAACAATGGAAAAATTCCTAAAGGAAAAACTATAAAAGGTTTAGATGTTGGAGTTGGAGCAAATTGTATTTATCCTATTATTGGTGTTAGCATTTATGGTTGGCAGTTTTTAGGAAGTGATATAGAAAAAGTTTCTATTGAATCAGTTTTAAATATCATAAATTCAAATGAAATTTTAAAAGAAAATATCAAAATAAAACAACAAGAAAATCCTTCTAATATTTTTGTAAATATTATAAATAAAGATGAAAAATATGATTTTACCTTATGTAATCCACCATTTCATAAATCATTAGATGAAGCATTAGCAGGAAATAAAAGAAAAGTTCAAAATCTTACAAAACAAAGAAATACAAAAAGTGCTTTAAATTTTGGTGGGAAAAACAATGAACTTTGGTGCCAAGGTGGAGAAATATCATTTATTAAAAATATGATAAAAGAGAGTTTATCGTTTTCAAAAAACTGTCTTTGGTTTACAACTCTTGTATCAAAAAAAGAGAACATTCCTGTTATTTATAAAGTATTAAAAGATGTAAAAACAGTAGAAGTAAAAACTATAGAGATGGCTCACGGACAAAAAATAAGCAGAATAATAGCTTGGACTTTTTTATCAAAAGATGAGCAAAAAACTTGGGTTAAAAATAGAGTAAATTAA
- the aat gene encoding leucyl/phenylalanyl-tRNA--protein transferase, giving the protein MKILDKKNKIYLLDDENFDFPTLEMMKDDLVAVGGDFHPQRLINAYENGIFPWYIDDYGYIHWFSPNKRMVLNPNEMKVSKSLKKSITNKGFIVKSNENFEKVMRECANIKRKHEDSTWISEEFIEAYTNLYELEIAFSVETYLNDELVGGLYGLVIGDVFCGESMFAKVTDASKVAFYHLCQWAKENEIKIIDCQVYNDHLASLGANEINRVEYFKILGID; this is encoded by the coding sequence ATGAAAATACTTGATAAAAAAAATAAAATATATTTACTTGATGATGAAAACTTTGATTTTCCAACTTTAGAGATGATGAAAGATGATTTAGTTGCAGTTGGTGGCGACTTTCATCCTCAAAGACTTATAAATGCTTATGAAAATGGAATTTTCCCTTGGTATATTGATGATTATGGTTATATTCATTGGTTTTCTCCAAATAAAAGAATGGTGTTAAATCCAAATGAAATGAAAGTATCAAAAAGCCTGAAAAAATCAATAACAAACAAAGGTTTTATAGTTAAATCAAATGAAAACTTTGAAAAAGTTATGCGTGAATGTGCAAATATAAAAAGAAAACATGAAGATAGCACTTGGATAAGTGAAGAGTTCATAGAAGCTTATACAAATTTGTATGAACTTGAAATTGCATTTTCAGTTGAAACATATTTAAATGATGAGTTAGTTGGTGGGCTTTATGGACTTGTAATTGGTGATGTTTTTTGTGGAGAAAGTATGTTTGCAAAAGTAACAGATGCTTCAAAAGTCGCTTTTTATCACCTTTGCCAATGGGCAAAAGAGAATGAAATCAAAATTATAGATTGTCAAGTTTATAACGACCATTTAGCTAGTTTGGGAGCTAATGAAATAAACAGAGTTGAGTATTTTAAAATATTGGGTATAGATTAA
- a CDS encoding pseudouridine synthase, whose product MANSYKRIDAHLSSLGYCTRSEAKKFLKIFEVFVKDKRVFDVSLKANHEDIFINNEPLDAQTITILLNKPSGYICSHNDAGSLIYSLLPERWNRRNPKISTVGRLDVDTTGAIILTDDGDLNHKLTSPKSDVIKVYEATLAEPLKGDETQIFASGELMLNGEKKPLLPAKLEVITSTQVRLEIVEGKYHQVKRMFAAVGNRVIKLHRVSFAGFQIDDLKEGEYKFIEL is encoded by the coding sequence ATGGCAAATAGTTATAAAAGAATAGATGCACATCTGTCAAGTTTAGGATATTGTACAAGAAGTGAAGCAAAGAAGTTTTTGAAAATTTTTGAAGTTTTTGTAAAAGATAAAAGAGTTTTTGATGTATCTTTAAAAGCTAATCATGAAGATATTTTTATAAATAATGAACCACTAGATGCCCAAACAATTACAATATTATTAAATAAACCAAGCGGTTATATATGTTCTCACAATGATGCAGGAAGCTTGATTTATTCGTTGTTACCCGAGCGTTGGAATAGAAGAAATCCAAAAATCTCAACAGTTGGAAGACTTGATGTTGATACAACAGGAGCTATTATTTTAACAGATGATGGAGATTTAAACCATAAACTAACAAGTCCAAAAAGTGATGTAATAAAAGTTTATGAAGCGACTTTAGCAGAGCCTTTAAAAGGTGATGAAACACAAATCTTTGCAAGTGGAGAGCTTATGTTAAATGGTGAAAAAAAACCTTTACTTCCAGCAAAACTTGAAGTTATAACTTCTACACAAGTGCGACTTGAAATAGTTGAAGGAAAATATCATCAAGTAAAAAGAATGTTCGCAGCAGTTGGAAATAGGGTGATTAAACTTCACAGAGTTAGTTTTGCAGGATTTCAAATAGATGATTTAAAAGAGGGTGAGTATAAGTTCATAGAACTTTAA
- a CDS encoding HAD family hydrolase has product MRLIMFDMDGTLIDSGYAITNTINYVRENLGFEKLEKNYILEKVNDPSINSAEFFYGTKEFTKQQTKLFEEYYNEHCLSDLVVYDGISKLIDDLKGDFTLAVATNANSAYAYKMLNHVGLAKYFSTILGYDSVKNPKPHPEMVYKILDKHNIEKQNAQLIGDSHKDIMAATKAGVDSVLVNWGFSNHEKDAIETVLELENRIKAKFS; this is encoded by the coding sequence ATGCGTTTAATAATGTTCGATATGGACGGAACACTAATAGATAGCGGTTATGCTATCACAAATACTATAAATTATGTAAGAGAAAACCTAGGTTTTGAGAAATTAGAAAAGAATTATATTTTAGAAAAAGTAAATGACCCATCTATAAACTCAGCTGAGTTTTTTTATGGTACAAAAGAGTTTACAAAACAACAAACTAAACTTTTTGAAGAGTATTACAATGAGCATTGTTTGAGTGATTTGGTTGTTTATGATGGTATTTCTAAATTGATTGATGATTTAAAAGGTGATTTTACTTTAGCAGTTGCAACAAATGCAAATTCTGCTTATGCTTACAAAATGTTAAATCATGTAGGATTAGCAAAATATTTTTCAACTATTTTAGGATACGACAGTGTAAAAAATCCAAAGCCACATCCTGAAATGGTTTATAAAATTTTAGATAAACACAATATAGAAAAACAAAATGCTCAACTAATTGGAGATTCACACAAAGATATTATGGCTGCTACAAAAGCAGGTGTTGATTCTGTTTTAGTAAATTGGGGTTTTTCAAATCATGAAAAAGATGCAATAGAAACGGTTTTAGAATTAGAAAATAGAATAAAAGCAAAATTTAGTTAA
- a CDS encoding redoxin domain-containing protein yields the protein MQNRIKKYLKEIIVFILILLVATNVMSYFNSQNLNKEKLSITNFTLLNGKEYLVLQDKPLIIHFWATWCPTCKFEASNIEKLSKDYEVITIAVQSGTKEEIEKYLKEHNLTFNVVNDEEGTYSQNFNIKAFPTTFIYDENKNLRFSEVGYTSTFGLYLRMKFVEYFKK from the coding sequence ATGCAAAATAGAATAAAAAAATATTTAAAAGAGATAATTGTTTTTATATTAATATTATTAGTAGCTACAAATGTGATGAGTTATTTTAATTCACAAAATCTAAATAAAGAGAAATTATCAATAACCAACTTCACCCTTTTAAATGGAAAAGAGTATTTAGTTTTACAAGACAAACCATTGATTATTCATTTTTGGGCGACATGGTGTCCTACTTGTAAATTTGAAGCATCTAATATTGAAAAATTATCAAAAGATTATGAAGTTATAACAATAGCTGTTCAATCAGGAACAAAAGAAGAGATAGAAAAATATTTAAAAGAACATAATCTTACTTTTAATGTTGTAAACGATGAAGAGGGTACTTATTCACAAAATTTTAATATAAAAGCTTTTCCAACAACTTTTATTTATGATGAGAATAAAAATCTAAGATTTAGTGAAGTAGGTTATACTTCAACTTTTGGTTTATATCTTAGAATGAAATTTGTAGAATATTTTAAAAAATAA
- a CDS encoding sulfite exporter TauE/SafE family protein, which yields METISIISIITIAFLGSFGHCVGMCGGIVIAYSSTKIKSEWTKQVQALAHLLYSFGRISTYMILGALFGLVGGVVTFDNLTSGIFLLLTGLMMVLVGLSLLGKIKFLTILEHSCSKSPLYQNTFKALLGSQSLFSFYLLGMLNGLLPCGFVYVFAIIAASTGSAFWGAIVMLIFGLSTVPALFSLGFFVGIFKQSNLRDLFIKLASILVIAFGIYIAYLGYEYLVDPTKTILNCHI from the coding sequence ATGGAAACAATAAGTATTATTTCTATTATTACAATAGCTTTTTTAGGCTCTTTTGGTCATTGTGTTGGAATGTGTGGTGGAATTGTAATAGCATATTCAAGTACAAAAATAAAAAGTGAATGGACAAAACAAGTCCAAGCACTTGCTCATTTGCTTTACTCTTTTGGAAGAATCTCTACTTATATGATTTTAGGAGCTTTATTTGGGCTTGTTGGTGGAGTTGTAACTTTTGATAATCTAACAAGTGGAATATTTTTGCTTTTAACTGGTTTGATGATGGTTTTAGTAGGGCTTTCATTACTTGGTAAGATTAAATTTTTAACTATTTTAGAACATAGTTGTTCAAAATCACCCCTTTATCAAAATACATTTAAAGCACTTTTAGGTTCTCAATCACTTTTTAGTTTTTACCTTTTAGGTATGTTAAATGGCTTACTTCCATGTGGATTTGTATATGTTTTTGCAATCATAGCAGCAAGTACAGGAAGTGCATTTTGGGGTGCAATTGTAATGTTGATATTTGGACTTAGCACAGTTCCCGCACTTTTTTCTTTGGGATTTTTCGTAGGAATATTTAAGCAATCAAATTTAAGAGATTTATTCATAAAACTAGCTTCGATTTTAGTGATAGCTTTTGGAATTTATATAGCTTATTTAGGTTATGAATATTTAGTTGATCCTACAAAAACTATTTTAAACTGTCATATTTAA